CTCTTTTGCCGGTGCCAAAAATACAACAGCAAAGTCTGAACTAGGAATCTTTAGTATAGAGATACCGCGTGATATCTTCAAGGATAGCCTATTGCGTCTAGATGGGCGTATTGTTTGTTATGTATCAGGAGAAACCATTGCGAAAAGTACGGCACAAGAAATGGTAGACCACATAGGAAAATACCACTGGACAATTAGCGATAACCCGAAGGTAGAAAATCAATATCTTCAAACAGAATTTGGAGAGATGGAATTGAGACCAGAAGTAAAACCAGACATCTTTCCTAAAACAATAAAATATAGTATCTATTTAAAAGGGAAACCTATATTAAGATATGCAGATGACGTAGAAATAGTTAAATTTAAGGCAGAAATACATTTAGAGAAAATTAAGAGAGCAGCAAACTATTTAGAGCTCCTTAAAGGAAATAAATAAACACTAAATTCCACTTTCAAAGGCAATATAACCATCTGGAAAACCTTAGAGAAGCCATCTTTACCATGATAACAAAAGCCAAGTGAGAACCAAATTAAAAAAAAGAAGAAAAGATGCGAAACTTTCGAAAAGTATATGAGAGAGGCTAGGTCAAATCTTTATTGAGAGTTTGCTCTGAGTTGTTATAAAAATAATTAATAAGCCTACACAGCTCTTAGAGTTTTTTTTTTGACCTCGAAGTAGTGTTTGTCCGTCTTCAGACCGATTGTAATAAATCTTGTCCCAATGAAGAATCTCTTGTTTATTTTAAGCTTAGCATATGTGAGGACTTGTACCGGTTGAAGACCGATAAATGAATTCCACGAGGTCAAAAAGACCTCGCGGAGCCATGAAAGAACATTACCCAGCACATTTTACTTCAAGGTATTTTCTAAAACTATGACGGACGGACTTTCAGTCAGCCATTTTTTACTGAGTCCGGTGGTATCGCCTTGGGCAAGAAACTGAACATTAGAACCCAGTGCTATGTCAATATCACCATCGCCATCAATGTCTTCGGCATCCATAACCATCCATCTTCCTTTAGATGCTTCAGGAAATGAAAGGGCATTAAACCTTAAATTTCCTTTGTTTTCTAAATACACAAAGCTCTCCTGAGGATTATCAAGATAATCTGGAAAATAAGAAATTGATGCGATATCTAAATCACCGTCTTGGTCATAATCTCTAGGTATGGCTTTATAAGCACCATTTTGATGATAGAAATAGCTTTGAAGAAAATTGAATTTCCCATCATTTAGAAAAATATATACCCCATGATATGCCTTTAGAATTGGCGTTTTGTCAGCATTATCTCCACATACATACATGATATCATCATAACCGTCATTATTAAAATCTGCCAGCTCCATATATTGTGAACCATTTAGTGGTAGAAAAGACAGCAGCCTTTTTTCCTTGAACTTGCCATTACCTTGGTTTTCATAATAGAAAATACCTTCATCTCCTTGGCCCATCAGTGCAAATATATCGTTCAAGCCATCTCCATTAGAATCTTTAATAATTGCTTTTATGGCACCTGGTTTATTATTTAAAATTCTAGCTTCATACGTGTCATTCCCTTTATTTTCATACCAAACGAGCTTCCCTGTTAAATCGCCAAATTCACAGGCTACGATATCCTCAAGACCATCATCATTCAGGTCACCGTATTCCATGGAGACGGGACGTTGTAAGTTGGAAATTAGTGGAGTGCTATGGTCGTTTTTGTTGAAATCAATTTTCTGAACGGCACCATGACTCAAATCATTTGGATAAAAGTTTCTGCCTATGGTAGCTAAATATGCTGCACCTAATTCTTCTCGGTAATGAACAGGAGTATGCTCCAAGGGAATAGTCCGTTGGTGTGCTAATTTTGTATCCAGAAAAGTTAACACGTTTCTCCTCTTTTTTCCATCGCCAAAAACTAGTCCTCTACTCTCAGGTAATATTTTAACCAACACAGTAATCGCAGGGCGATTGGCAAAGTTTGCTTCTTTGTACTTAAAGTGTTTTAAACCGATTTTTATAGGATTATTGCGACTCGGCGTCTCATCAGCATGTGGTGCATTTTCCGTGTAATAGGAAACTATTTTATCCCAATCTTCTTTAGCAAGGACAGCTTTTTCAGGAAAAACATGTGCTTTCTCAATGATTGCTCTGTTTTCCGGTGGTCCAAAAATATTGTCGGGTTGCTTGGTTCCTTTGTAAATACCCAACCTATGCCCCATGGCAGGAAGTACATCTTCCGTCCAAATAGTTTTTGACAAGAAGCTGGGAGCGACAAAAGCATGGCAACTGCTGCAGTGTATCTCTGCCAATTCCTTTCCAGAAAAACCTGTTGGGGCTATTTCAGTTCCAGGCTTCTCTGTCTCATCTTCGTCATTTACACAAGAAAAAAACAAAGGCATAAAAGCAATGATTAAGACTAAGTGCCTTTTAAAACCTGTTTTAAGACTTATTTTATTTCCTGCCATATTATTCATGAATTTTGACATGAAAATGTTTGAACGAGTTTGTTGAGAATAAGCTCTAAAAATAGAGAAACTAAAGCTGTTTATATAAAAAAACCACCTTTGAGGGTGGTTTTTAAATTAATAATCCGAGCAAGTCACCTGCTTTAAGTGTTCAGTATTTTACTTCTACTCGTAAAACACCACTTCTCCAGTATTAATATCATACATGGCACCTACTATTTTAATCTCGCCATTGGATTCCATTTCCGCTAATACCGGACTATCTTTCCTTATATTCTCAATAGTTAGCAGTACATTTTTCGCAGATACATTATCTACAAACTCCATATTTTTTGAGTTACGCTGGCTTGCATCTTTCGGCTCAACTATGGCCTCTACCGCAGGTTTTATTTTAGCTAACATACCTGTTAGATTACCAAGTTTAGCATCATCACATGCTCCTTTTATGGCACCGCAAGCTGTATGTCCTAATACCACTACTAGCTTAGTTCCGGCCAGTTTACAACCAAACTCCATACTACCGAGTATATCAGGATTGACAAAATTACCAGCGATACGTATGCTGAAAATATCTCCTAAACCCTGGTCAAAAACCAGCTCAGCAGAAACTCTTGAATCAATGCAGCTTAGGATAGTGGCAAACGGAAATTGACCGTCACTCGTATCATTTACCTGCTCTAGTAAGTTTCTATTTGCTTTTAAATTGTTTTGAAACCTACCATTTCCTTCTTTAAGGTAGTCCAATGACTTTTGAGGCGTCATGGTAGCCTGTGTCTCTTTCGTATGTGCCTTCATATTATTTTAATTATTTTATGCTCTTTTTATTACCTGGTTTTCTTCTAGACGTATAAAGATCCATAAAGCTTGAAGGATTTTCAATAGTCCCTTTTGTTTGAACTAACTCAATTGTTATATCTCTTTCTTTTGCTTTAATAATAAAATCTTCTAATATCTCTACGATATCATAGTCTAGGTACTTAGTTTGTTTAACATTTAGTTCTAAATGCGAATTGCGAGGTATATGTTCCAGTTCATGCAGTATAGCTCCTTTGTTAAAAAAAGTAACTTCTTCTGCAAAAGTCATCTTGATTTTTTCACCTTTATTGTTTTCTTCTTTATGTAAGAAATGTGAATTTTGGTAGCTTTTATAAAGGATAACGATAACACCAACGGCTAAACCTAAACCGATACCGAAAAGCAAATCTGTAAATACTATTCCAGCCAGAGTTACTACAAAAGGCACGAATTGATTCCAACCTAGATTATACATTTGTTTAAACAAGGCAGGCTTAGCGAGTTTATACCCTACCACCAAAAGTATGGCAGCTAACACTGAGAGCGGAATCATGTTTAGCAGTCCAGGGATGATTATTACAGATATAAGTAATAAAAAACCATGAAGAATAGCCGACATTTTGGTTCTTCCTCCAGATTGAATGTTGGCAGAACTACGCACAATCACCTGAGTTATAGGCAATCCACCAATTAAACCAGATATAATATTTCCTGTACCTTGAGCCAAAAGCTCTCTGTTCGTAGGTGTTACATTTTTGTGTGGGTCTAATTTGTCCGTAGCTTCCACACTTAATAGCGTTTCTATACTTGCCACAAGAGCAATGGTAAACGCAACCACCCAAATCTGATGGTCCATAATGGCGGAAAAGTTTGGAAAACTAAATTGCCCTAAAAATGAAGCCGCATCCTTAGGAATTGGAACACTTACCATGTGTTTTCCTCCTATAGAGAATATTTCGCTACCTTTAGTTAAAACATAAAAGAGAATACCTGCCGCTACAGCTACAAACGGACCGGGTATTGTTTGAAATATTTTAGCTTTTTTACTTAGAACGCCATCCCAAAAGATTAGAATAAATAAACTTATAACACCCACTAAAGCAGCTCCAGGATGTATATTACCCAGCATGGTAAATAGTTCTGAAAAGGTGTTACCACCGTCAATTTCAAAAAACTCAAGGTCCCAAGCCGAAGCTTCGTCATATCCGAAGAAATTAGGAATTTGCTTTAGAATGATGATGATACCAATTCCTGTAAGCATTCCTTTAATAACGGATGAAGGGAAATAATGCCCTATTACACCTGCTTTAAGGAAACCAAATATTAATTGAATTACACCACCAAGAACTACCGCCACCAGAAAATTCTCGTAACCGCCTAAGCTACCAATAGCTGTAAGCACTATAGCAGCTAATCCGGCGGCTGGCCCACTTACTCCTAGTTTGGAACCACTCAGACCACCTACCACTATACCACCTACTATACCAGCGATAAGACCAGAGAAAAGAGGAGCCCCACTGGCAAGTGCTATGCCAAGACAAAGCGGTAGAGCTACAAAAAACACGACCACACTTGATGGTAAATCGCTTTTTAAGTTTGAGAAAAGATTCTTCATTTTTATAAAGTTTGATAAAAACCTCCACAAATATAATAACACTATATTAAAAGATAGTAATACTACTAAAAATGATAGTGTTTTTATTATTAGATTTGCAATCTCAAAAAAAAGAACCTTAATCTTTTTTTGAAATGCAATAGAATGAGCGTAGAAATAAAAATATCGTTGAATGAGGGCTTGTACCTCAAAGAACCTCAGGACTCTAAACTTGGAAGAAATATCATACAATATAGTATAGTAATGATAGAAGAGTTTGGTTTTGAGTCTTTTACTTTTAAGAAATTGGCTCAAAAGATAAACTCCACAGAGGCTTCTATTTATCGATATTTTGAGAATAAGCACCTCCTCTTAATCTATCTGGTTAATTGGTACTGGGAGTGGGTAAGTTATCTTATAAGTATAAACACGCTTAACATAGATGACCCTAGAAAAAGATTAAAGATCATAATCCATTCCTTTGTTTCTGCTTTCAAAGAAAACCCCAATGTAGAATATGTGAATGAAAGCAAACTGCATAACATTGTAATTTCCGAAGGTGTGAAAGCTTATCGTACTAAAGAGGTGGATGAGGAAAACTCAAAAGGTTTTTTTAGTGGTTATAAAAACTTAACAAATACGGTTTCACAGGTAATCTCGGAGATTAACCCAAACTTCAAATACCCTTTAGCATTAGCCGCGAACCTGTTTGAGATGTCCAACGACCACATTTATTTTGCCAATCACCTTCCGAGACTTACAGATATCTCTGTTCAAGAAAATGATTTCCATGAGGTGGAAACCATGATGAATTACTTTGCGGAGAAATTGCTAGCCGAATAGATTTTGGTAAAAAAACATAAATCCACTAGTCAAAAAATACTTAAACTAATCTCCTAAGGCTGCCATCTTAAATTTATTTATTGCTGGCACCGTATGCTCTTTAATAAAAATAGCCTCCATTTCCTTTATTATTTCAGGATGTTCCGCCGCAATATTATGCTGTTCGGTTAGGTCCGTTTTAAGATTATATAATTCAATAGCCAAATTGCCTCCTTTAATATCTTGCCTAATTGCTTTCCAATCACCCTTTCTTATGGCTTGTTGTCCTTTATATTCAGGAAATTCCCAGTATAAATAGTCATGCTCTGGCGGATTGGCTTCGCCCAAAAGTGCTGGTAAAAAACTTAAGCCATCTGATTGTTTTGGAGCTTCAACATTTAGAATATCGGCTATGGTAGCCATGACATCATAGAAAACTGAAATATGATCTGACACTGTCCCTGCTTTAATATGACCTGGCCATGAAGCCACCATTGGCACTCTGATTCCTCCTTCATATACAAAACCTTTTCCCCTCCCGTACTGCGGTTCAAATGGTTGTGCACTTTCAAAATACTCAGGATTAACTCCACCTGTATAGGTCGGTCCGTTGTCACTAGTAAAAATAATCAATGTGTTTTCATACGTTCCTTCCTCTTTTAAAGTGGCTACAATTTCGCCAACTTGCTCATCTAAATAAGAAATCATGGCCGCATACGTAGCATTCGGTGTCCTATTAGGGTAGTACGAATTACCAGTATAAGGCTCTTCATTGCCAAATTTCTCTTGATAGTACTTAACCCATTTTTCTTTGGCCTGTAATGGTACATGAGGCACTGGGCTGGCATAGTATAAGAAAAACGGCGTATCCTTATTTTCTATTATAAACTTTAAAGCTTCCTGATGCATAATATCTGGAGCATAATCATTCAATGTAAAGTCCGTATATGATTTTGGGTCATTAGCGTCAGCTCCTTCCGCTAGATTTGAATTCAGTGGTACAATCTTGTTATTTAAGACAAGCTTCTCTCTGTTTTTCCATAAGTGTGGTGGATAATAGGTATGTGCCATTCTCTGGCAATTATATCCACAAAACATATCAAAGCCCTTGGTATTTGGAA
This sequence is a window from Arcticibacterium luteifluviistationis. Protein-coding genes within it:
- a CDS encoding SulP family inorganic anion transporter; the encoded protein is MKNLFSNLKSDLPSSVVVFFVALPLCLGIALASGAPLFSGLIAGIVGGIVVGGLSGSKLGVSGPAAGLAAIVLTAIGSLGGYENFLVAVVLGGVIQLIFGFLKAGVIGHYFPSSVIKGMLTGIGIIIILKQIPNFFGYDEASAWDLEFFEIDGGNTFSELFTMLGNIHPGAALVGVISLFILIFWDGVLSKKAKIFQTIPGPFVAVAAGILFYVLTKGSEIFSIGGKHMVSVPIPKDAASFLGQFSFPNFSAIMDHQIWVVAFTIALVASIETLLSVEATDKLDPHKNVTPTNRELLAQGTGNIISGLIGGLPITQVIVRSSANIQSGGRTKMSAILHGFLLLISVIIIPGLLNMIPLSVLAAILLVVGYKLAKPALFKQMYNLGWNQFVPFVVTLAGIVFTDLLFGIGLGLAVGVIVILYKSYQNSHFLHKEENNKGEKIKMTFAEEVTFFNKGAILHELEHIPRNSHLELNVKQTKYLDYDIVEILEDFIIKAKERDITIELVQTKGTIENPSSFMDLYTSRRKPGNKKSIK
- a CDS encoding FG-GAP repeat domain-containing protein; amino-acid sequence: MAGNKISLKTGFKRHLVLIIAFMPLFFSCVNDEDETEKPGTEIAPTGFSGKELAEIHCSSCHAFVAPSFLSKTIWTEDVLPAMGHRLGIYKGTKQPDNIFGPPENRAIIEKAHVFPEKAVLAKEDWDKIVSYYTENAPHADETPSRNNPIKIGLKHFKYKEANFANRPAITVLVKILPESRGLVFGDGKKRRNVLTFLDTKLAHQRTIPLEHTPVHYREELGAAYLATIGRNFYPNDLSHGAVQKIDFNKNDHSTPLISNLQRPVSMEYGDLNDDGLEDIVACEFGDLTGKLVWYENKGNDTYEARILNNKPGAIKAIIKDSNGDGLNDIFALMGQGDEGIFYYENQGNGKFKEKRLLSFLPLNGSQYMELADFNNDGYDDIMYVCGDNADKTPILKAYHGVYIFLNDGKFNFLQSYFYHQNGAYKAIPRDYDQDGDLDIASISYFPDYLDNPQESFVYLENKGNLRFNALSFPEASKGRWMVMDAEDIDGDGDIDIALGSNVQFLAQGDTTGLSKKWLTESPSVIVLENTLK
- a CDS encoding arylsulfatase; the protein is MKTIKPFLVLFLFSVFACTKDGSTSLDRPNIIYILADDLGYGELGVYGQKLIETPNIDALAKNGIKFTQHYSGAPVCAPARCMLLTGMHTGHAPIRGNDEWASRGAVWNLDSMAANPNLEGQRPLPDSISTIAQLLKENGYATGIVGKWGLGAPLTNSIPNTKGFDMFCGYNCQRMAHTYYPPHLWKNREKLVLNNKIVPLNSNLAEGADANDPKSYTDFTLNDYAPDIMHQEALKFIIENKDTPFFLYYASPVPHVPLQAKEKWVKYYQEKFGNEEPYTGNSYYPNRTPNATYAAMISYLDEQVGEIVATLKEEGTYENTLIIFTSDNGPTYTGGVNPEYFESAQPFEPQYGRGKGFVYEGGIRVPMVASWPGHIKAGTVSDHISVFYDVMATIADILNVEAPKQSDGLSFLPALLGEANPPEHDYLYWEFPEYKGQQAIRKGDWKAIRQDIKGGNLAIELYNLKTDLTEQHNIAAEHPEIIKEMEAIFIKEHTVPAINKFKMAALGD
- a CDS encoding carbonic anhydrase family protein — protein: MKAHTKETQATMTPQKSLDYLKEGNGRFQNNLKANRNLLEQVNDTSDGQFPFATILSCIDSRVSAELVFDQGLGDIFSIRIAGNFVNPDILGSMEFGCKLAGTKLVVVLGHTACGAIKGACDDAKLGNLTGMLAKIKPAVEAIVEPKDASQRNSKNMEFVDNVSAKNVLLTIENIRKDSPVLAEMESNGEIKIVGAMYDINTGEVVFYE
- a CDS encoding TetR/AcrR family transcriptional regulator gives rise to the protein MSVEIKISLNEGLYLKEPQDSKLGRNIIQYSIVMIEEFGFESFTFKKLAQKINSTEASIYRYFENKHLLLIYLVNWYWEWVSYLISINTLNIDDPRKRLKIIIHSFVSAFKENPNVEYVNESKLHNIVISEGVKAYRTKEVDEENSKGFFSGYKNLTNTVSQVISEINPNFKYPLALAANLFEMSNDHIYFANHLPRLTDISVQENDFHEVETMMNYFAEKLLAE